One stretch of Microbacterium terrae DNA includes these proteins:
- a CDS encoding NADP-dependent oxidoreductase, with translation MKAFTIAGYGLPLLAADLPEPTLGAHDVLVDVKAASINQLDIKIGEGAFKAFLPQPFPLTLGHDVAGIVTATGANVTRFTTGDRVYGRVRDGRIGTFAERIAVAEDDLAAAPTSISLEEAASLPLVALTSWQALVELGNVQPGQKILIHAGAGGVGSIAIQIAKHLGAIVATTVSAANADLARSLGADITIDYRTQDFENELTGFDLVLDSLGGENLHKSLRVLRPGGRAIGISGPPTPAFARSMGANLIVRAVISRLSTKTRKHARTLGVDYDFLWMRASGEQLTRITDLVDTGIIRPIVAQTYPFEQTPEALAALTTGGHPGKIVTRRD, from the coding sequence ATGAAGGCATTCACCATCGCCGGGTACGGTCTGCCGCTGCTGGCGGCCGACCTCCCCGAGCCGACACTGGGCGCGCATGACGTGCTCGTCGACGTGAAAGCAGCGAGCATCAACCAGCTCGATATCAAGATCGGCGAAGGCGCATTCAAGGCGTTCCTCCCGCAGCCGTTCCCCCTGACACTGGGGCACGACGTTGCGGGGATCGTGACCGCGACCGGCGCGAACGTGACCCGGTTCACGACCGGTGACCGCGTCTACGGGCGCGTCCGAGACGGACGAATCGGCACCTTCGCGGAACGCATCGCGGTCGCCGAGGACGACCTCGCCGCCGCCCCCACCTCCATCAGCCTCGAGGAAGCGGCATCCCTTCCGCTGGTCGCGCTCACCTCCTGGCAGGCGCTCGTCGAACTCGGCAACGTGCAGCCCGGGCAGAAGATCCTCATCCACGCCGGCGCCGGCGGCGTCGGATCCATCGCCATCCAGATCGCCAAACACCTCGGAGCCATCGTCGCGACGACCGTCAGCGCCGCCAACGCGGATCTTGCCCGCAGCCTCGGCGCCGACATCACGATCGACTACCGCACCCAAGACTTCGAGAACGAACTCACCGGGTTCGACCTCGTCCTCGACAGCCTCGGCGGCGAGAACCTGCACAAATCACTCCGCGTCCTCCGCCCAGGTGGACGCGCCATCGGCATCTCCGGCCCACCCACCCCGGCCTTCGCACGCAGCATGGGCGCGAACCTCATCGTCCGTGCGGTGATCTCTCGACTCAGCACCAAGACCCGCAAGCACGCCCGCACCCTCGGTGTCGACTACGACTTCCTCTGGATGCGCGCCAGCGGCGAACAGCTCACAAGGATCACCGACCTCGTCGACACCGGCATCATCCGCCCGATCGTCGCCCAGACCTACCCGTTCGAGCAGACCCCCGAGGCCCTCGCCGCACTCACCACCGGAGGCCACCCCGGCAAGATCGTCACCCGCCGCGACTAG
- a CDS encoding VOC family protein codes for MIAMLPCADIDRTAEFWTALGLTVTYRQLRPNPYLALEHGGFALHYYGIDDLDPAANHSTCGILVDDTEPLHALLKDGLTKLYGRTPLNGLPRITRPRRRANNGGLSGFSIVDLDGNWIRASPRPTRTEESPRSVDDRVEWVSEGGGPLARAVENAVVMADSHGVEAQAERLLAGALVRHSEASIDERATAWAYLTELRLRLGDRHGAENAAAEVTRLAGLPDHPPKVTSGVAEALRSVAELGL; via the coding sequence ATGATCGCGATGCTCCCATGCGCGGACATCGACCGCACTGCGGAGTTCTGGACGGCGCTCGGGCTGACCGTCACGTATCGTCAGCTTCGACCCAACCCCTACCTCGCTCTCGAGCACGGCGGCTTCGCGCTGCACTACTACGGGATTGATGACCTCGACCCGGCCGCCAATCATTCGACCTGCGGGATCCTCGTCGACGACACAGAACCGTTGCACGCGCTGCTGAAAGACGGCCTCACGAAGCTCTACGGTCGCACGCCACTGAACGGTCTGCCTCGAATCACGAGGCCCCGACGACGCGCGAACAACGGCGGACTCAGCGGGTTCAGCATCGTCGACCTCGACGGCAACTGGATTCGTGCCAGCCCTCGCCCCACTCGCACCGAGGAGTCGCCGCGCTCGGTCGACGATCGAGTCGAGTGGGTGTCGGAAGGCGGCGGCCCCCTCGCACGCGCCGTCGAGAACGCCGTCGTGATGGCCGACTCTCACGGTGTCGAGGCGCAGGCCGAACGGCTGCTCGCCGGAGCGCTCGTCCGACATTCGGAGGCTTCGATCGACGAGCGCGCGACGGCGTGGGCCTACCTCACGGAGCTGCGGCTGCGCCTGGGTGACAGGCACGGCGCCGAGAATGCCGCGGCCGAAGTGACGCGTCTCGCGGGTCTCCCCGACCATCCACCCAAAGTGACTTCAGGCGTCGCCGAGGCGCTCCGCTCAGTCGCAGAGCTCGGACTGTAA
- a CDS encoding SDR family oxidoreductase → MPDLTSSVVLVTGANGGIGTQFVHEALERGSSKVYATARSPREWDDPRVVALRLDVTDPESIAAAVAAAPDVTVLVNNAGVSPSTGSLLNLSEEELRGSMETNFFGPLRLARAFTPVLAAAPGAALINIHSVLSWFATAGVYSVSKAALWSATNALRLELAPSGVHVVGVHAGWVDTPMAAHAPGPKLDPANLVRQVFDAVEADEFEVLADEASKQVKGALSAPIEALYPQLASATS, encoded by the coding sequence GTGCCCGATCTCACCTCATCCGTTGTCCTCGTCACCGGCGCGAACGGGGGCATCGGTACCCAGTTCGTACATGAAGCTCTCGAGCGCGGCTCGAGCAAGGTGTACGCGACCGCCCGCAGTCCGCGCGAGTGGGACGACCCTCGCGTGGTCGCGCTGCGATTGGATGTCACCGATCCGGAATCCATTGCTGCGGCGGTCGCCGCGGCACCCGACGTGACCGTACTCGTGAACAACGCGGGTGTCTCCCCGTCGACAGGGAGCCTTCTCAATCTGTCCGAGGAGGAACTGCGGGGGAGCATGGAGACGAACTTCTTCGGCCCGCTGCGCCTTGCCCGCGCGTTCACCCCCGTCCTGGCCGCCGCGCCCGGCGCAGCGCTGATCAACATCCACTCCGTGCTGAGCTGGTTTGCGACGGCCGGGGTGTACAGCGTGTCCAAGGCGGCGCTGTGGTCTGCCACGAACGCGCTCCGCCTGGAACTCGCACCCAGCGGCGTGCACGTCGTCGGCGTCCACGCCGGGTGGGTGGACACCCCGATGGCCGCGCACGCACCCGGGCCGAAACTCGACCCCGCGAACCTTGTGCGTCAGGTGTTCGACGCCGTCGAGGCCGACGAGTTCGAGGTGCTCGCGGATGAGGCGTCGAAGCAGGTCAAGGGGGCGCTCTCCGCTCCGATCGAAGCGCTCTACCCGCAGCTGGCCTCCGCGACCAGCTGA
- a CDS encoding exo-beta-d-1,3/1,6-glucosidase codes for MTIDTAPLPYLDPAAPIEERLEDLLSRMTLAEKVGQMLQLDARGDLEDLVGGKLVGSLLHASPERIVESRALVERTRLRIPLLMADDCIHGHSFWPGATILPTQLAMACTWDPELVERGARMTAVEVAATGLHWTFSPVLCIARDTRWGRVDETFGEDPHLIGELGAAMIRGYQGAGLADPTAILATAKHFAGYSETQGGRDASEADLSPRKLRSWFLPPFQRAVEAGCRTFMLGYQAIDGVPITANKWLLNDVLKGEWGFAGTLVTDWDNVGRMVWEQKVCADHVEAAIVAVQAGNDFVMTTPEFFDAAQEAVRQGRLDEALISAAVHRILRLKFELGLFDDARLPDSARLSEIGSEPHARINLDIARRSLVLLRNDGTLPLSAPAGRTPTVAVIGPNADDQHAQLGDWAGASGQIPWLPDGHPRHLTSTVLDGIRSSVPADWTVTYARGADIGHEIVDPAGEVLRDGQPRPKLFIPAEPDSDQIAEAVRSATDADWAVVVLGDVVPLTGENKSTATLDLQGAQIALLDALVETGTPLIVVLIQSKPSTLPESADRAAAIVQAFNPGMQGGRAIAELLLGVIEPTGRLPITVPRHVGQLPVFYNNVRGQHGERYADLTQDPRFAFGEGLSYSTVEYSDLRLENSQLTSEGAVTALVTVHNTGSRPSMETVQAYVTDIVTSVTWAEKELKAFTQVIVQPGESVDARLEIPVRELTIVDARGHRTVEPGDFELRVGRSSRDADLLTARFTVTA; via the coding sequence ATGACCATCGATACCGCACCACTGCCCTACCTCGACCCTGCAGCGCCCATCGAAGAGCGTTTGGAGGACTTGCTCAGCCGGATGACGCTGGCCGAAAAGGTCGGTCAGATGCTCCAGCTCGACGCGCGCGGCGACCTGGAGGATCTCGTCGGCGGAAAGCTTGTCGGTTCGCTGCTCCATGCGTCGCCCGAGCGCATCGTCGAGTCACGAGCGCTAGTCGAACGCACACGCCTTCGTATCCCACTCTTGATGGCTGACGACTGCATCCACGGGCACTCGTTCTGGCCCGGCGCGACCATCCTGCCAACCCAGTTGGCGATGGCCTGCACGTGGGATCCGGAGCTCGTCGAGCGCGGGGCGCGGATGACCGCCGTCGAAGTGGCCGCCACGGGTCTGCACTGGACGTTCTCACCCGTGCTCTGCATCGCCCGCGACACGCGGTGGGGACGTGTCGACGAGACATTCGGTGAGGACCCTCACCTCATCGGAGAACTCGGAGCCGCGATGATCCGGGGCTACCAGGGGGCCGGGCTTGCAGACCCGACTGCGATCCTCGCCACGGCGAAGCACTTCGCCGGGTACTCCGAAACGCAGGGCGGAAGGGACGCAAGCGAAGCGGACCTCAGCCCGCGCAAGCTGCGGTCCTGGTTCCTGCCACCCTTCCAGCGCGCGGTCGAGGCGGGGTGCCGAACGTTCATGCTCGGCTACCAGGCCATCGACGGGGTGCCCATCACCGCGAACAAGTGGCTCCTCAACGACGTCCTGAAGGGCGAGTGGGGATTCGCCGGGACGCTCGTCACCGACTGGGACAACGTGGGCCGCATGGTCTGGGAGCAGAAGGTCTGCGCCGACCACGTCGAGGCTGCCATCGTCGCCGTGCAGGCGGGCAACGACTTCGTCATGACCACACCTGAGTTCTTCGACGCAGCGCAGGAAGCGGTCCGCCAGGGACGTCTCGATGAAGCGCTCATCAGCGCGGCCGTACACCGCATCCTCCGACTCAAGTTCGAGCTGGGCCTGTTCGACGATGCGCGCCTCCCCGACAGCGCGCGTCTGTCTGAGATTGGCAGCGAGCCCCACGCCCGCATCAACCTCGACATTGCTCGCCGGTCGCTCGTACTCCTCCGCAATGACGGCACGCTCCCGCTGTCTGCTCCGGCTGGCCGCACCCCGACCGTCGCCGTCATCGGCCCGAACGCGGACGACCAGCACGCACAGCTCGGCGACTGGGCGGGCGCATCCGGCCAGATCCCCTGGCTGCCTGACGGACACCCGCGGCATCTGACGTCCACCGTCCTGGACGGTATCCGCAGCTCCGTGCCCGCGGACTGGACCGTCACCTACGCGCGGGGGGCGGACATCGGACACGAGATCGTCGACCCCGCCGGCGAAGTGCTCCGCGATGGGCAGCCTCGTCCGAAACTTTTCATCCCCGCGGAGCCCGACAGCGACCAGATCGCGGAGGCCGTGCGCTCCGCCACCGACGCGGACTGGGCTGTGGTGGTTCTCGGCGACGTCGTCCCCCTGACCGGCGAGAACAAGTCGACGGCCACCCTGGACCTCCAAGGCGCGCAGATCGCGCTCCTCGATGCGCTTGTCGAGACCGGAACCCCTCTCATCGTGGTCCTTATTCAATCGAAGCCGTCGACCCTCCCCGAGTCGGCAGACCGGGCGGCGGCCATCGTGCAGGCGTTCAACCCAGGTATGCAGGGCGGACGCGCTATCGCCGAACTGCTTCTTGGCGTCATCGAGCCCACCGGGCGGCTGCCCATCACGGTGCCGCGCCACGTCGGCCAGCTCCCGGTCTTCTACAACAACGTGCGAGGTCAGCACGGCGAGCGATATGCCGACCTCACGCAGGACCCGCGCTTCGCGTTCGGTGAAGGGCTCAGCTACTCGACTGTCGAATACTCCGACCTGCGACTCGAGAACAGTCAGCTCACCTCAGAGGGTGCGGTCACCGCGCTGGTCACGGTTCACAACACCGGCTCTCGGCCCTCCATGGAGACGGTTCAGGCGTACGTCACCGACATCGTCACCTCTGTCACCTGGGCCGAGAAGGAGCTGAAGGCGTTCACGCAGGTCATCGTGCAGCCTGGAGAGTCCGTCGACGCCCGCCTCGAGATTCCCGTCCGTGAGTTGACCATCGTGGACGCGCGCGGCCACCGCACCGTCGAACCCGGCGACTTCGAGCTACGGGTAGGACGCAGCTCACGGGACGCCGACCTCCTCACCGCGCGGTTCACCGTCACAGCCTGA
- a CDS encoding TetR/AcrR family transcriptional regulator, with amino-acid sequence MPANEPHMGRRERNKQQKLERITAAASTLFAERGIDDVTTQQIADAADIGTGTLFLYAKTKGELLLLVQNANYAAALERGHAAAPAASTAVDAVMAYLRPIIECNRTQVENGRTYLREMVFGDPAEPYHAAALEIVARTETSIADTLTTRHRIDHERASAIARIGSAIMYVTLSASTNTAADTEVLFEHIRRQIATVLTDVH; translated from the coding sequence ATGCCGGCGAATGAGCCGCACATGGGCAGACGCGAACGCAACAAGCAGCAGAAGCTCGAGCGCATCACGGCCGCGGCTTCCACCCTGTTCGCTGAGCGCGGGATCGACGATGTCACTACCCAGCAGATCGCCGACGCCGCCGACATCGGCACCGGCACCCTGTTCCTCTACGCCAAGACCAAGGGTGAACTGCTCTTGCTCGTCCAGAACGCGAACTACGCCGCCGCGCTCGAGCGAGGTCACGCCGCAGCGCCCGCCGCCTCGACGGCTGTCGACGCCGTCATGGCGTACCTGCGCCCGATCATCGAATGCAACCGCACCCAGGTGGAGAACGGCCGCACATACCTACGTGAAATGGTGTTCGGCGACCCCGCCGAGCCCTACCACGCCGCCGCGCTGGAGATCGTCGCAAGAACTGAGACCAGCATCGCCGACACCCTCACCACCCGGCATCGAATCGACCACGAGCGGGCGTCGGCAATCGCCCGGATCGGCTCCGCAATCATGTACGTCACGCTGAGTGCGAGCACCAACACCGCTGCCGACACAGAGGTGCTCTTCGAGCACATCCGCCGGCAAATCGCCACCGTGCTCACCGATGTTCATTGA
- a CDS encoding carbohydrate ABC transporter permease yields MKKYTWRTGVLEVGTILVAVLFLIPIYILVNLSFKAPGDQSSTFALPQEPTFQNYIDAWAQGGLGNALINSAIVTGAIVLFTVIFAAAAAYPLSRLGARWSKLTYLVFLAGLLLPAQLALLPLYQTVRDLGLLGTLAGVIIVGVGASMPFSIFLYAGFMRALPAEYEEAAALDGAHAFRTFWSVVFPLVRPITGTIIILTAVANWNDFLTPLLYLSGSNQKTITVAIYGFVGQYGAQWNLIFAGIIISILPILIAYFFLQKYIVQGFAGGLKG; encoded by the coding sequence ATGAAGAAATACACCTGGCGAACCGGCGTTCTCGAGGTCGGCACGATCCTCGTCGCCGTGCTCTTCCTCATCCCCATCTACATTCTGGTGAACCTGTCGTTCAAAGCTCCGGGCGACCAGAGCTCGACATTCGCGCTTCCGCAGGAGCCGACCTTCCAGAACTACATCGACGCATGGGCCCAAGGTGGGCTCGGGAACGCGCTCATCAACAGCGCCATCGTGACCGGCGCCATCGTCCTGTTCACGGTCATCTTCGCCGCCGCTGCCGCCTATCCGCTCTCCCGGTTGGGGGCACGCTGGTCGAAGCTCACCTACCTCGTGTTCCTCGCCGGACTGCTCCTCCCCGCCCAGCTCGCCCTGCTACCGCTGTACCAGACGGTCCGGGACCTCGGACTGCTCGGAACACTCGCCGGTGTCATCATCGTCGGCGTCGGTGCCAGCATGCCGTTCTCGATCTTCCTGTACGCGGGGTTCATGCGTGCTCTCCCCGCCGAGTACGAAGAGGCCGCAGCGCTCGACGGCGCCCACGCGTTCCGGACGTTCTGGTCGGTCGTGTTCCCACTCGTCCGGCCCATCACCGGAACCATCATCATCCTCACCGCCGTCGCGAACTGGAACGACTTCCTCACGCCGCTGCTGTACCTCTCCGGCAGCAACCAGAAGACCATCACGGTCGCGATCTACGGATTCGTCGGACAGTACGGCGCGCAGTGGAACCTCATCTTCGCCGGAATCATCATCAGCATCCTGCCTATCCTCATCGCCTACTTCTTCCTCCAGAAGTACATCGTCCAGGGCTTCGCCGGAGGGCTGAAGGGATGA
- a CDS encoding lipoate--protein ligase family protein — MTDADAPGSSRRVLIIRQQDRVAAADDLARSVELLHAVADGSLAEDRVVRLYTPAPTVAMSRRESRLPGFAAAARESLARGFTPEIRPTGGRAVAYDDTCVVFDVIQRERQDEIGQERLFAKIGEALVQALHVLGVDAHVGIVPGEYCPGEYSVNAGGRVKMIGTSQRSIRGARLLSGMLPLGDVDSLAEVLAMVNAALDLEWDPRTFGSLHAESPGVSRFEVENILVAALASW; from the coding sequence TGCCGACGACCTCGCCCGCTCGGTGGAGCTCTTGCACGCTGTCGCGGATGGAAGCCTCGCTGAGGACCGTGTAGTGCGCCTGTACACTCCGGCGCCCACCGTTGCGATGAGCCGTCGCGAGAGCCGACTGCCCGGGTTTGCTGCTGCAGCACGGGAGTCGCTCGCTCGCGGGTTCACTCCCGAGATCCGACCGACCGGTGGACGCGCTGTCGCGTATGACGACACGTGTGTCGTGTTCGACGTCATTCAACGCGAACGACAGGACGAGATCGGCCAAGAGCGACTGTTCGCGAAGATCGGCGAGGCGCTCGTGCAGGCGTTGCACGTTCTTGGCGTCGACGCTCATGTCGGCATCGTGCCCGGCGAGTACTGTCCGGGCGAGTACAGCGTCAACGCCGGGGGGCGCGTGAAAATGATCGGCACTTCGCAGCGATCTATCCGCGGCGCGCGACTGCTCAGCGGAATGCTTCCTTTGGGTGATGTCGATTCCCTGGCGGAAGTCCTCGCGATGGTAAACGCTGCTCTCGACCTCGAATGGGACCCCAGGACTTTCGGCAGTCTTCATGCCGAGTCTCCTGGCGTGTCACGCTTTGAGGTCGAGAACATACTGGTCGCCGCACTAGCGAGCTGGTGA
- a CDS encoding LacI family DNA-binding transcriptional regulator produces MSTPATRRRPSMDDVAKAAGVSKGAVSKVIRDAYGVSPEMRQRVEATIRELGYRPRIAARAMRGSSFSIGLEIPNLDSEFFTQIMKGAASQLSGTNYQLMIAPGLGELSGTPVLENLADRQVDGIIAISPEVTPEWLEELSREVPVVLLGRHDKSASYDTITNDDEAGTRLALDHLLGLGHRRIAHLTLRMKNERSDAQPPHTVRRLMYERVTADAGLEPLVVYSDLAGDGAYLSAKELLVSDPRITAIFAGNDTLAIESLRAIADLGLTAEDVSVIGYDDIRMAGHPLVSLSTIDQFGEAMGRAAIDLLMERIRGGRTEPRHRELEPKLRVRASTRPASPTR; encoded by the coding sequence ATGAGCACACCTGCGACGCGGCGCCGCCCCTCGATGGACGACGTGGCGAAGGCTGCGGGCGTTTCCAAGGGCGCCGTCTCGAAGGTCATCCGTGACGCCTATGGCGTGAGCCCCGAGATGCGGCAGCGCGTCGAGGCGACGATTCGCGAGTTGGGCTACCGCCCCAGGATCGCGGCGCGAGCAATGCGAGGTTCGAGCTTCAGCATCGGACTTGAGATCCCGAATCTCGACAGCGAGTTCTTCACTCAGATCATGAAAGGCGCGGCCTCTCAGCTATCCGGCACGAACTACCAGTTGATGATCGCTCCAGGCCTCGGCGAGCTCAGCGGCACTCCGGTTCTGGAGAACCTCGCGGACCGTCAGGTGGACGGTATCATCGCCATTTCGCCGGAGGTGACGCCCGAGTGGCTCGAGGAGCTCTCCCGCGAGGTTCCGGTCGTTCTGCTAGGCCGGCATGATAAGTCCGCGAGCTACGACACCATCACCAATGACGACGAGGCAGGTACTCGCCTCGCGCTCGACCATCTGCTCGGCCTTGGCCACCGCAGAATCGCGCACCTCACCCTGCGCATGAAGAACGAACGCTCCGACGCTCAGCCACCCCACACCGTCAGGCGCCTCATGTATGAACGCGTGACCGCGGACGCAGGGCTCGAACCACTTGTCGTCTACAGCGACCTGGCGGGAGACGGCGCCTACCTTTCGGCGAAGGAACTGCTCGTCAGCGATCCCCGAATCACCGCGATCTTCGCCGGCAATGACACACTCGCCATCGAGTCGCTTCGCGCAATCGCCGACCTCGGCCTTACAGCGGAAGATGTGTCGGTGATCGGCTATGACGACATCCGCATGGCGGGACACCCGCTCGTCTCGCTCTCGACAATCGATCAGTTCGGCGAGGCGATGGGTCGAGCGGCAATCGACCTCCTCATGGAGCGGATCCGCGGGGGCCGCACCGAGCCCCGCCATCGCGAACTGGAGCCGAAGCTGCGGGTGCGGGCGTCGACCCGGCCTGCATCGCCGACACGCTGA
- a CDS encoding ABC transporter substrate-binding protein, whose protein sequence is MSRIAKRTVAIIAAAAATGLVLAGCSTDTSEGGEDGDTVLTMSGWADDGIAEALIAQFEEDNPGVTIDYTGLPWPNILTQINTELVSGTASDIVVVFPGNGNPITAQTLAKGDYLADLSDSPWVSNYNDANQAVMGADGKILMGANAFTIIPAIYNTQALEAVGATPPATWSEVLDLCKTATDNGKVAYALAGVAGGNYHLTPYALTATLLYGPNPDFVADQYAGDATFSDSEWNAALDQYTELIDAGCFTADATGTALDIAQGQVAKGDALGIITVSPQISTIQDMAPDGTTFETAAFPSTDDPADTFLPVGLGAGYGVNAKSENIDLAKKFVDFYLSEAGLKIAVDNGSIYPSGPVEGYTPPEALAGVSDQVQSDKTVSFPDQTWPNAVVNDAYTTGLQTFIGGSTTAATLLQQMDAAWNG, encoded by the coding sequence ATGTCCCGTATTGCCAAGAGGACGGTCGCCATCATCGCGGCGGCAGCAGCAACAGGCCTGGTTCTTGCCGGGTGTTCCACGGATACGTCAGAGGGCGGCGAGGACGGCGACACCGTGCTGACCATGTCGGGTTGGGCAGACGACGGTATCGCCGAGGCGCTCATCGCACAGTTCGAAGAAGACAACCCTGGCGTCACCATCGACTACACGGGACTCCCGTGGCCGAACATCCTCACCCAGATCAATACCGAACTCGTTTCGGGGACCGCGTCCGACATCGTCGTGGTCTTCCCCGGCAACGGCAACCCCATCACCGCGCAGACGCTGGCGAAGGGCGACTACCTCGCCGACCTGAGCGACTCACCGTGGGTGTCGAACTACAACGACGCCAACCAGGCCGTGATGGGCGCTGACGGCAAGATCCTGATGGGCGCCAACGCGTTCACCATCATCCCCGCCATCTACAACACCCAGGCGCTCGAGGCGGTCGGTGCAACTCCTCCCGCGACATGGAGCGAGGTGCTCGACCTCTGCAAGACCGCGACTGACAACGGGAAGGTCGCCTACGCACTCGCCGGTGTCGCCGGTGGCAACTACCACCTGACCCCGTACGCGTTGACCGCGACCTTGCTCTACGGGCCCAACCCCGACTTCGTCGCCGACCAGTACGCCGGGGACGCCACGTTCAGCGATTCCGAGTGGAACGCTGCTCTCGACCAGTACACCGAGCTCATCGACGCAGGATGCTTCACCGCAGACGCCACCGGAACGGCGCTCGACATCGCGCAGGGCCAGGTCGCCAAGGGAGACGCTCTCGGCATCATCACGGTCAGCCCGCAGATCAGCACCATCCAGGACATGGCACCTGACGGCACGACCTTCGAGACCGCCGCGTTCCCGTCGACGGACGATCCCGCTGACACCTTCCTCCCGGTCGGGCTTGGCGCGGGCTACGGCGTGAACGCGAAGTCCGAGAACATCGACCTCGCCAAGAAGTTCGTGGACTTCTACCTCTCCGAGGCGGGCCTCAAGATCGCTGTCGACAACGGCTCGATCTACCCGAGCGGCCCGGTCGAGGGATACACCCCGCCCGAGGCGCTGGCCGGCGTGTCGGACCAGGTCCAGAGCGACAAGACGGTGTCCTTTCCGGACCAGACCTGGCCCAACGCCGTCGTGAACGACGCGTACACCACTGGTCTGCAGACCTTCATCGGCGGCTCGACCACGGCCGCGACGCTCCTGCAGCAGATGGATGCCGCCTGGAACGGCTAA
- a CDS encoding carbohydrate ABC transporter permease translates to MAIATAVRLNQAPRKRRRYRGFASSVWWFVLPALALYVFAVVYPSIRGSLFAFTDWDGVTPNPSWVGLDQFARILTDPNAVVAVRNTLLIAFAVTVIQNAIGLLIALAVNSHIKSRNVLRVIIFAPVVITSIAVGFLWQNLYSPGGGINQMLEAIGLGALQQNWLGDPDIAIWSIIFVVFWQFVGYSMVIFLAGLQGIPEEVLEAAAIDGAGPIRRFWSVVRPLLAPAITINVMLSLIGGLKLFDQVFVMTAGGPGGATNTISTLIYSNAFSLGRFGYAAALAVVLSIFVAVASIIQYRLLALQER, encoded by the coding sequence ATGGCCATAGCAACTGCCGTCCGCCTGAACCAGGCGCCCAGGAAGCGCCGCCGCTACCGCGGCTTCGCATCCAGCGTGTGGTGGTTCGTCCTCCCGGCCCTTGCCCTGTACGTCTTCGCGGTCGTCTACCCCAGCATCCGTGGCAGCCTGTTCGCTTTCACCGACTGGGACGGCGTCACGCCGAACCCGAGCTGGGTGGGTCTGGACCAGTTCGCCCGAATCCTGACCGACCCCAACGCCGTCGTCGCGGTGCGCAACACACTGCTCATCGCGTTCGCGGTCACCGTCATCCAGAACGCCATCGGACTGCTGATTGCGCTGGCCGTCAACTCGCACATCAAGTCACGCAACGTCCTGCGCGTCATCATCTTCGCGCCGGTGGTCATCACGTCCATCGCCGTCGGGTTCCTCTGGCAGAACCTCTACTCGCCCGGCGGCGGCATCAACCAGATGCTCGAAGCCATCGGGCTCGGCGCGCTGCAGCAGAACTGGCTCGGGGACCCGGACATCGCGATCTGGTCCATCATCTTCGTCGTCTTCTGGCAGTTCGTCGGCTACTCGATGGTCATCTTCCTCGCCGGACTGCAAGGCATCCCGGAGGAAGTCCTCGAGGCGGCCGCCATCGACGGCGCAGGCCCCATCCGCCGATTCTGGTCTGTCGTCCGCCCGCTTCTCGCCCCAGCCATCACCATCAACGTGATGCTCTCCCTGATCGGCGGGCTGAAGCTGTTCGACCAGGTCTTCGTGATGACCGCAGGCGGGCCCGGCGGTGCGACGAACACCATCTCGACGCTCATCTACTCGAACGCCTTCTCGCTGGGACGGTTCGGCTACGCCGCCGCCCTGGCGGTGGTGCTGTCGATCTTCGTCGCGGTGGCGTCCATCATCCAGTACCGACTGCTCGCCCTCCAGGAGCGTTGA